In Amycolatopsis sulphurea, one genomic interval encodes:
- a CDS encoding extracellular solute-binding protein yields the protein MSRRKAAEAGGTGVREQRSGRGARRVRRSSAAVAAVLVLLSAQACASKSDVTIDVLMVDNPQMVELQQLTATEFTPRTGIKVNFTVLPENRLRDEVDREFTAQAGKYDVASVSNFETPIYAGRHQLKALDSYTKDDSTFDVKDLIAPIADSLRGPDGRLYAAPFYGESSILMYRTDVLGNLGIRLPATPTWQQVSDAAEAVEHAKNGMHGICLRGRPGWGDMIAPLTTMINTFGGTWFDAGWNVRTDAPEFREAVRFYLDLLHKAGEDVPERSGYQECATAIEQGKVAMWYDSTAGAAQLEAPTSAVRSRIGYLSAPVVKTSTAGWLYTWAWGMEESTDHPDEAWKFMSWASGRDYQRLAGKVVGQAKAPAGTRYSTYNDPEYLADAGAFAMPTFLSITSVDPRKAGLQPRPTAGIQFVAVPEFRQLGTQASQALAGVLEGKTKLDDALADIRGMAEKVAAQYRKK from the coding sequence GTGAGTCGCCGCAAAGCGGCCGAAGCGGGAGGAACCGGGGTGCGGGAACAACGGAGCGGGCGCGGGGCAAGGCGGGTGCGCCGATCCTCGGCGGCGGTGGCGGCGGTCCTGGTCCTGCTGTCCGCGCAAGCGTGCGCGAGCAAGTCCGACGTGACCATCGACGTGCTCATGGTGGACAACCCGCAGATGGTCGAGCTGCAGCAGCTCACCGCGACCGAGTTCACCCCGCGGACCGGGATCAAGGTGAACTTCACCGTGCTGCCCGAGAACCGGCTCCGGGACGAGGTCGATCGCGAGTTCACCGCGCAGGCGGGCAAGTACGACGTCGCGTCGGTGAGCAACTTCGAGACGCCGATCTATGCGGGCAGGCATCAGCTCAAGGCCCTGGACTCGTACACAAAGGACGACAGCACCTTCGACGTGAAGGACCTGATCGCCCCGATCGCGGACTCGCTGCGCGGGCCGGACGGACGGCTGTACGCGGCGCCGTTCTACGGCGAATCCTCGATCCTGATGTACCGCACCGACGTGCTCGGCAACCTCGGTATCCGGCTGCCGGCCACGCCGACCTGGCAGCAGGTCTCCGACGCCGCGGAGGCCGTGGAGCACGCCAAGAACGGGATGCACGGGATCTGCCTGCGCGGCCGGCCCGGCTGGGGCGACATGATCGCGCCGCTGACCACGATGATCAACACCTTCGGCGGCACCTGGTTCGACGCCGGCTGGAACGTGCGCACCGACGCCCCGGAGTTCCGCGAGGCCGTGCGGTTCTATCTGGACCTGCTGCACAAGGCCGGCGAGGACGTTCCGGAGCGCAGCGGCTACCAGGAGTGCGCCACCGCGATCGAACAGGGCAAGGTCGCCATGTGGTACGACTCGACGGCGGGCGCAGCACAGCTGGAGGCACCCACCAGCGCGGTCCGCAGCCGGATCGGCTACCTGTCCGCGCCCGTGGTCAAGACCTCCACCGCGGGCTGGCTCTACACCTGGGCCTGGGGGATGGAGGAGAGCACCGATCACCCGGACGAGGCCTGGAAGTTCATGTCCTGGGCGAGCGGCCGGGACTACCAGCGGCTGGCGGGCAAGGTCGTCGGCCAGGCGAAGGCGCCCGCGGGCACCCGGTACTCGACCTACAACGATCCCGAATATCTGGCCGACGCCGGGGCGTTCGCGATGCCCACCTTCCTGTCCATCACCTCGGTCGACCCGCGCAAGGCCGGGCTGCAGCCGCGGCCCACGGCGGGCATCCAGTTCGTCGCGGTGCCGGAGTTCCGCCAGCTCGGCACTCAGGCCTCGCAGGCGCTGGCCGGCGTGCTCGAAGGGAAGACGAAACTGGACGACGCGCTCGCCGACATCCGCGGGATGGCGGAGAAGGTCGCGGCGCAGTACCGGAAGAAGTGA
- a CDS encoding TetR/AcrR family transcriptional regulator has product MSAATTVPHREKLLREGLRQLYARGFHGTTIDGILDAAGVPKGSFYHHFGSKEAFARQVLARYMQFQLDQLAEWSGRAELPVPALLAGYFRAMAARFTGSGHQRACLAGKLATELAAGHEGFRARLAEDLGGWRERIAGLLETGQQRGEVRADQPAGLLADAVLALVQGAFVLALAAREDASLESVATAIELLVAG; this is encoded by the coding sequence ATGAGCGCCGCGACCACCGTTCCGCACCGCGAGAAGCTGCTTCGTGAAGGACTTCGCCAGCTGTATGCTCGCGGGTTCCACGGCACCACGATCGACGGGATCCTGGACGCGGCCGGGGTGCCGAAGGGCTCCTTCTACCACCACTTCGGGTCGAAGGAGGCGTTCGCGCGCCAGGTGCTGGCCCGGTACATGCAGTTCCAGCTCGATCAGCTGGCGGAGTGGAGCGGGCGGGCCGAGCTGCCGGTGCCCGCGCTGCTGGCCGGGTACTTCCGGGCGATGGCCGCGCGGTTCACCGGGTCCGGGCACCAGCGGGCCTGCCTGGCCGGGAAGCTGGCGACCGAGCTGGCCGCCGGGCACGAGGGTTTCCGTGCCCGGCTGGCCGAGGACCTGGGCGGCTGGCGCGAGCGGATCGCCGGGCTGCTGGAAACCGGGCAGCAGCGTGGGGAGGTTCGCGCGGACCAGCCCGCCGGGCTGCTCGCGGACGCGGTGCTCGCGCTGGTGCAGGGCGCGTTCGTGCTCGCGCTCGCCGCGCGGGAGGACGCGTCGCTGGAGTCCGTGGCCACCGCGATCGAGCTGCTCGTCGCCGGGTGA
- a CDS encoding NAD-dependent protein deacetylase encodes MRTRPTPTWAAPGDPLPRTGRLAEVAEVLADGRVLVLTGAGISTESGIPDYRGESGSLRRHTPMTYDEFTTSAAGRRRYWARSHLGWRTIARAAPNSGHHALAALRASGRVSGVITQNVDGLHRAAGTPGVVELHGNLDRVICLGCRRTSAREELDTRLRTANPDFGGTVSRINPDGDVELAEEAVRTFTVVECLRCGGILKPDVVFFGENVPHARVERCYRLVDRAAALLVLGSSLTVMSGLRFVRHAAKAGKPVMIVNRGRTRGDEYASIRVDRPLGAALAELRSLLENPVPGAAVTP; translated from the coding sequence GTGCGTACCCGACCGACGCCGACCTGGGCCGCTCCGGGCGATCCACTCCCCCGCACGGGCCGCCTCGCCGAGGTGGCCGAGGTGCTCGCCGACGGCCGGGTGCTGGTGCTGACCGGGGCCGGGATCTCCACCGAGTCCGGCATTCCCGACTACCGCGGCGAGTCCGGCAGCTTGCGCCGGCATACGCCGATGACCTACGACGAGTTCACCACGAGTGCCGCCGGGCGGCGCCGGTACTGGGCACGCAGCCATCTCGGCTGGCGCACCATCGCCCGTGCCGCACCCAATTCCGGGCACCACGCCCTCGCCGCACTGCGCGCGAGCGGCCGGGTCTCCGGGGTGATCACGCAGAACGTGGACGGCCTGCACCGCGCCGCCGGTACGCCGGGAGTGGTGGAGCTGCATGGCAATCTCGACCGCGTGATCTGCCTCGGCTGCCGCCGGACCAGTGCCCGGGAAGAGCTGGACACCCGGCTTCGCACGGCCAATCCGGACTTCGGCGGCACCGTCTCCCGGATCAACCCGGACGGTGACGTCGAGCTGGCCGAGGAGGCCGTCCGCACCTTCACGGTCGTCGAGTGCCTGCGGTGCGGCGGAATACTCAAACCCGATGTCGTCTTCTTCGGCGAGAACGTGCCCCACGCCCGGGTCGAGCGGTGCTACCGGCTCGTCGACCGGGCGGCCGCGCTGCTCGTGCTCGGCTCCTCGCTGACGGTGATGTCCGGGCTCCGCTTCGTCCGGCACGCCGCGAAGGCCGGGAAGCCGGTCATGATCGTCAACCGCGGCCGGACCCGGGGCGACGAGTACGCGTCGATCCGGGTCGACCGGCCGCTCGGTGCGGCGCTCGCGGAGTTGCGCTCGTTACTGGAAAACCCGGTGCCCGGCGCGGCGGTCACGCCCTGA
- a CDS encoding ArsR family transcriptional regulator: MPLTLELSVADLAGTRLAVSPLSETIAGLQTLAGGGRHGGWVRWVTAELAVRPLELSWTWPLLVHDRACWPQFLLPAPARAATTIDEALDALRRTTARQVRRSLRRVFGDRPPAAARMLAAEPAAGLRAVAAELHAAHDRLIAPQWTRLRAVLDADIAYRAKRWAEGGACGLFTDLHPGLSWRDGRLSLAGDHRRAPGGPIGGLVLSPVVLGPPRVLVKLHTTTQTTVRYPARGSGALWTVRRPVADPLMRLLGRPRAELLETLRVPASTTALAAVLHVSPSAVSQHLRVLRECGLVTGVRSGRTVLYRTTGKGLGLLGPAVAQESVV, from the coding sequence GTGCCGTTGACCTTGGAGCTGAGCGTCGCCGATCTGGCGGGTACGCGGCTTGCCGTCTCGCCGCTGTCGGAGACCATCGCCGGGCTGCAGACCCTCGCCGGGGGAGGGCGGCACGGTGGCTGGGTCCGCTGGGTGACCGCTGAACTTGCCGTCCGTCCGCTCGAACTCTCCTGGACGTGGCCGTTGCTCGTGCACGACCGGGCTTGCTGGCCGCAATTCCTGCTGCCCGCGCCGGCTCGCGCTGCCACCACGATCGACGAGGCGCTCGACGCGCTGCGGCGGACGACCGCGCGTCAAGTGCGGCGGAGCCTTCGGAGGGTGTTCGGCGACCGGCCGCCCGCCGCCGCACGGATGCTCGCCGCCGAACCCGCCGCCGGGCTCCGTGCCGTTGCCGCCGAACTGCATGCGGCACACGACCGGCTCATCGCTCCACAGTGGACACGGCTGCGGGCCGTGCTCGACGCCGACATCGCCTATCGCGCGAAACGGTGGGCCGAAGGCGGTGCCTGCGGGTTGTTCACCGATCTGCATCCCGGCCTGAGCTGGCGGGACGGACGGCTCAGCCTCGCCGGTGACCACCGCCGCGCGCCCGGTGGGCCGATCGGCGGCCTCGTGCTGTCCCCGGTGGTGCTCGGCCCGCCGAGGGTCCTGGTCAAACTGCACACCACCACGCAGACGACGGTGCGCTACCCGGCTCGCGGCAGCGGTGCATTGTGGACGGTTCGCCGCCCGGTGGCCGATCCGCTCATGCGCCTGCTGGGCCGGCCCCGGGCCGAGCTGCTCGAAACCTTGCGGGTACCGGCCTCGACGACCGCCCTCGCGGCGGTACTGCACGTGTCGCCGAGTGCGGTGTCCCAGCATCTTCGGGTGCTGCGCGAGTGTGGTCTGGTCACCGGTGTGCGATCCGGGCGGACCGTGCTCTACCGGACGACCGGCAAGGGACTCGGCCTGCTCGGCCCCGCCGTGGCTCAGGAGTCGGTGGTGTGA
- a CDS encoding dienelactone hydrolase family protein, with the protein MRKEYVDVPAGDGVADAYLAVPDGGPHPGVVLFMDAFGVRPRIEEMAERIAAAGYAVLAPNLLYRSGRSPLVEDMAALADASRREAIFGRLMPMMRQLDTDAIVRDAGKYLDFFHAQEGVAEEPVVITGYCMGGLNALKVIEALPERVKAVASFHGGRLATDDPDSPHLRVGSITGEVYFGHADQDHAMNADQIEMLERALDEAGVTYRSEVYEGAAHGYTMTDTAAYQEEAEKRHWENLFALLERVNG; encoded by the coding sequence ATGCGCAAGGAATACGTGGACGTGCCGGCCGGTGACGGGGTCGCCGATGCGTATCTGGCCGTCCCGGACGGTGGGCCGCACCCGGGTGTGGTGCTGTTCATGGACGCCTTCGGGGTCCGCCCGCGGATCGAGGAGATGGCGGAGCGGATCGCCGCGGCGGGCTATGCCGTGCTCGCGCCGAACCTGCTCTACCGGAGCGGGCGTTCGCCGCTGGTGGAGGACATGGCCGCGCTGGCCGACGCGAGCCGGCGCGAAGCGATCTTCGGTCGGCTGATGCCGATGATGAGGCAGCTGGACACCGACGCGATCGTGCGTGACGCCGGGAAGTACCTGGACTTCTTCCACGCGCAGGAGGGCGTGGCCGAGGAGCCGGTGGTGATCACCGGGTACTGCATGGGCGGGCTCAACGCGCTGAAGGTGATCGAGGCGCTGCCGGAGCGGGTCAAGGCGGTCGCGAGCTTCCATGGCGGCAGGCTGGCCACCGACGATCCGGACAGCCCGCACCTGCGGGTCGGCTCGATCACCGGCGAGGTCTACTTCGGGCACGCCGACCAGGACCACGCGATGAACGCCGACCAGATCGAGATGCTCGAACGGGCGCTCGACGAGGCCGGGGTGACCTATCGATCCGAGGTGTACGAGGGTGCCGCGCACGGATACACGATGACCGACACGGCGGCCTACCAGGAGGAAGCCGAGAAGCGGCACTGGGAGAACCTGTTTGCGCTGCTGGAGCGAGTAAACGGGTAG
- a CDS encoding phosphate signaling complex PhoU family protein — translation MRDGFQGDLEQLDGKLATMADAAGEAMRRATRALLTADLLLAEEVLGADDQLDELRAVCEEDAHALLALQAPVAGDLRGVLAVVYCAEKIERMGDLAAHIAGAARRRHPDHAVPAELEQVFTDLGRETAGMADRVASLVRSGGRGGYAELSRTDETVDALHARVLATITSPSWPHDQRVAVALTLVTRFYERFADQAVSVSKRLDFAATGDLPG, via the coding sequence ATGCGTGACGGTTTCCAGGGCGATCTCGAACAGCTGGACGGCAAACTGGCCACGATGGCCGATGCCGCGGGCGAAGCCATGCGGCGCGCCACCCGTGCGCTGCTCACCGCGGATCTCCTGCTGGCCGAGGAAGTCCTCGGCGCCGACGACCAGCTCGACGAACTGCGCGCAGTCTGTGAGGAGGACGCGCACGCGCTGCTCGCCCTGCAGGCCCCGGTCGCCGGTGACCTGCGCGGGGTGCTGGCCGTGGTGTACTGCGCCGAGAAGATCGAGCGCATGGGTGACCTGGCCGCGCACATCGCCGGCGCGGCCCGTCGCCGCCACCCGGACCACGCCGTGCCCGCCGAGCTGGAGCAGGTGTTCACCGACCTGGGCCGGGAAACCGCCGGCATGGCCGACCGCGTGGCCTCCCTCGTCCGCAGCGGCGGCCGCGGCGGCTACGCCGAACTGAGCCGCACCGACGAGACCGTGGACGCCCTGCACGCCCGTGTGCTGGCCACGATCACCTCCCCGTCCTGGCCGCACGACCAGCGCGTCGCGGTGGCCCTGACCCTGGTGACCCGGTTCTACGAACGGTTCGCCGACCAGGCGGTGTCGGTGTCGAAACGCCTGGACTTCGCGGCGACGGGGGATCTTCCGGGGTAA
- a CDS encoding heavy metal translocating P-type ATPase — protein sequence MATVEPQVLSDAAGRVRFHVPLLSGDASRAVAVEDAVDRVPGVRQVHAYPRTASVVVWYDRARCDRAELLAAIREGAARPAVPATRSPRSADVRNADLVRMVVGGLALVVLGIRRYGLRRPPVLGPAGRTAATGVTIFTGYPFLRGALRSLGGGRGAGTDALVSAATVASLVLRENVVALTVLWLLNIGEYLQDLTLRRSRRAVSELLTGTQTRIWRRIGTVEAEVDIADLAVGDEVVLHEHVVLPVDGEVAEGEGIVDQSAVTGEQLPVSVTAGTALHAGSVLLRGRLVVRASAVGADTAIGRIIRRVEQAQEDRAPIQTVAEVFSRRFVPVSFALAGLTLLATRDVRRAMTMLLVACPCAVGLATPTAISAAIGNGARRGILVKGGAHLEAAGRVDAMVFDKTGTLTLGRPVVTNVISFAEDWTPERVLAHAASSEIHSRHPLAQAVIRSTEERRIRIPPHEECEVLLGQGMRVASDGRVLLIGSAELVRGEGVELPAEARRWVAKLREAAETPLLLAVDGTLTGLVSLRDKVRPEAREVLQALRADGVRRIVLLTGDHPGTAAAVAAELGVAEFQAQVLPEDKQDVVRRLREEGHVVAVVGDGTNDAPALALADIGIAMGVNGTDVAVETADVALAGDDLRALLSLRDLSRRSVTLIRQNYGLSIAVNALGLVVSAAGALSPVVAAVLHNASSVAVVGNSSRLIRHRVPGGREAR from the coding sequence GTGGCCACGGTCGAACCGCAGGTGCTGTCCGACGCGGCGGGACGGGTGCGTTTCCACGTCCCGCTGCTGTCGGGCGACGCCTCGCGCGCGGTCGCGGTGGAGGACGCCGTGGACCGCGTGCCCGGCGTACGCCAGGTGCACGCGTATCCGCGCACCGCGAGCGTCGTCGTGTGGTACGACCGGGCGCGTTGTGACCGCGCGGAGCTGCTCGCCGCGATCCGGGAGGGAGCCGCGCGGCCCGCGGTACCCGCCACCCGGTCGCCGCGCTCGGCGGACGTGCGCAACGCCGACCTCGTCCGGATGGTCGTGGGCGGGCTCGCGCTCGTGGTGCTGGGGATCCGCCGCTACGGCCTGCGCCGTCCGCCGGTGCTCGGTCCGGCCGGCCGGACGGCGGCCACCGGCGTCACCATCTTCACCGGCTATCCGTTCCTGCGCGGCGCGCTCCGCTCGCTCGGCGGCGGCCGGGGCGCGGGCACCGACGCGCTGGTCTCCGCCGCGACGGTGGCGAGCCTCGTGCTGCGCGAGAACGTCGTGGCGCTGACCGTGCTGTGGCTGCTCAACATCGGTGAATACCTTCAGGATCTGACGCTGCGACGAAGCCGCCGCGCGGTTTCCGAGCTGCTGACCGGCACACAGACCCGGATCTGGCGGCGCATCGGCACGGTCGAGGCGGAGGTGGACATCGCCGATCTCGCCGTGGGCGACGAGGTCGTGCTGCACGAGCATGTGGTGCTGCCGGTCGACGGGGAGGTGGCCGAGGGCGAGGGGATCGTGGACCAGTCCGCGGTCACGGGGGAGCAGCTGCCGGTCAGCGTGACCGCCGGGACCGCGCTGCACGCCGGTTCGGTGCTGCTGCGGGGACGACTTGTGGTGCGGGCGAGCGCGGTCGGCGCGGACACCGCGATCGGCCGGATCATCCGCCGGGTCGAGCAGGCGCAGGAGGACCGCGCGCCGATCCAGACCGTGGCCGAGGTGTTCTCGCGGCGGTTCGTGCCCGTGTCCTTCGCCCTCGCCGGGCTGACCCTGCTGGCCACCCGGGACGTGCGGCGGGCGATGACCATGCTGCTGGTCGCCTGTCCGTGCGCGGTCGGGCTGGCCACGCCCACCGCGATCAGCGCCGCGATCGGCAACGGCGCGCGGCGCGGCATCCTGGTCAAGGGCGGTGCGCACCTGGAGGCGGCCGGCCGGGTCGACGCGATGGTGTTCGACAAGACCGGCACGCTCACCCTCGGCCGCCCGGTGGTCACGAACGTGATCTCCTTCGCCGAGGACTGGACGCCGGAGCGGGTGCTGGCGCACGCGGCCAGCTCGGAGATCCACTCCCGGCATCCGCTGGCGCAGGCGGTGATCCGCTCCACCGAGGAGCGGCGGATCCGGATCCCGCCGCACGAGGAGTGCGAAGTCCTGCTGGGACAAGGGATGCGGGTGGCCAGCGACGGCCGGGTGCTGCTGATCGGCAGCGCGGAACTGGTGCGGGGCGAGGGCGTGGAGCTGCCCGCCGAGGCCCGCCGCTGGGTCGCGAAACTCCGTGAGGCGGCCGAAACCCCGTTGCTGCTGGCGGTGGACGGCACGCTCACCGGGCTGGTTTCGTTGCGGGACAAGGTACGTCCCGAAGCGCGTGAAGTGCTTCAGGCGCTGCGCGCGGACGGCGTGCGCCGGATCGTGCTGCTGACCGGGGACCACCCGGGCACGGCGGCCGCGGTCGCCGCGGAGCTGGGCGTCGCGGAGTTCCAGGCGCAGGTGCTGCCCGAGGACAAGCAGGACGTGGTGCGGCGGCTGCGTGAGGAAGGGCATGTGGTCGCCGTCGTCGGTGACGGCACGAACGACGCCCCCGCGCTGGCGCTGGCCGACATCGGCATCGCGATGGGCGTGAACGGCACCGACGTGGCCGTGGAGACCGCGGACGTGGCGCTGGCGGGCGACGACCTGCGTGCCCTGCTGTCCCTGCGCGACCTCAGCCGGCGCAGTGTCACGCTGATCCGGCAGAACTACGGCCTGTCCATCGCGGTGAACGCGCTGGGCCTGGTGGTGTCCGCCGCGGGCGCGCTGTCCCCGGTGGTGGCGGCGGTGCTGCACAACGCGTCGTCGGTCGCGGTGGTCGGGAACAGTTCCCGGCTGATCCGGCACCGGGTGCCCGGCGGCCGCGAGGCGCGCTGA
- a CDS encoding bifunctional nuclease family protein, with protein sequence MVAVRVQGLAVVAQDVAPVVLLREESGSRRWLAITIGAPEAQELAAAQEHVVSARPGTVELIIDVLGALGQRVVRVEITQLRDSVFHADLVLADGLRVSARPSDAIAIGLRTEAPLEVAEAVLEEAAVDVTVAAGDELPREPDGEPDEEQIRRFRDLLDEMSPEDFRDPGTE encoded by the coding sequence CGTGGTCGCGCAGGATGTCGCGCCGGTCGTGCTGCTGCGCGAGGAGAGCGGCTCGCGCCGATGGCTGGCGATCACGATCGGCGCGCCGGAGGCGCAGGAGCTGGCGGCGGCGCAGGAGCACGTGGTCTCCGCGCGGCCGGGCACGGTCGAGCTGATCATCGACGTGCTCGGCGCGCTCGGCCAGCGGGTCGTCCGGGTGGAGATCACCCAGCTGCGCGACAGCGTCTTCCATGCCGATCTGGTGCTGGCCGACGGATTGCGGGTCTCCGCCCGGCCCAGCGACGCGATCGCGATCGGGCTGCGCACCGAGGCGCCGCTGGAGGTCGCCGAAGCGGTCCTGGAGGAGGCTGCGGTCGACGTGACCGTGGCCGCGGGCGACGAACTGCCGCGCGAACCGGACGGTGAACCGGACGAGGAGCAGATCCGCCGGTTCCGCGACCTGCTCGACGAGATGAGCCCGGAGGACTTCCGCGACCCCGGCACGGAGTGA
- a CDS encoding DUF1490 family protein — MKSEIAGRAVGLVVTGLAGAAAYDGVKRFARSKVFRSAAVSVTTWGLRSARAAETGAEKVRLATADLVSEARDRIGEQAPPPGAAAGHGHEH; from the coding sequence ATGAAGAGCGAGATCGCCGGCAGGGCGGTCGGACTGGTGGTCACCGGTCTGGCCGGGGCGGCGGCGTACGACGGGGTGAAGCGGTTCGCCCGATCGAAGGTTTTCCGGTCGGCGGCCGTCTCGGTCACCACGTGGGGGCTGCGCAGTGCCCGGGCGGCGGAGACCGGGGCGGAGAAGGTCCGGCTCGCGACCGCGGACCTGGTGAGCGAGGCTCGCGACCGGATCGGTGAGCAGGCCCCGCCGCCCGGTGCCGCCGCGGGCCACGGCCACGAGCACTGA
- a CDS encoding nucleotidyltransferase domain-containing protein: MPENSRETFAEDVAALLAALPGVCAVALGGSRAQGTHRPDSDWDFALYYRGRFDPGDLRALGLPGEVSDLGAWGGGVFNGGAWLTVEGRPVDVHYRDLDVLDHELAEAREGRFHWEPLAFHLAGIPSYLVLGELAGNRVLYGELPRPAYPDPLRGAAAEFWRAAADRTLGYAEPAYVARGRVTETAASLGLAALQAAHAILAARGEWVTNEKTLLDRAGLRALDDMVSGLGHDLPGAFATARALLAAAYDRPQGT, from the coding sequence ATGCCGGAGAACTCCAGGGAAACCTTCGCCGAGGACGTGGCCGCCCTGCTCGCCGCGCTGCCCGGGGTGTGCGCGGTGGCACTCGGCGGCTCGCGCGCGCAGGGCACCCATCGCCCGGACAGCGACTGGGACTTCGCCCTCTACTACCGCGGCCGCTTCGATCCCGGCGATCTGCGCGCGCTCGGCCTGCCCGGCGAGGTCTCGGACCTCGGCGCCTGGGGCGGCGGCGTGTTCAACGGCGGCGCCTGGCTGACCGTCGAGGGCCGCCCGGTGGACGTGCACTACCGCGATCTCGACGTGCTCGACCATGAGCTGGCCGAAGCCCGGGAAGGCCGGTTCCACTGGGAACCGCTGGCCTTCCACCTGGCCGGGATCCCGAGCTACCTGGTGCTCGGCGAGCTGGCGGGCAACCGGGTCCTGTACGGGGAGCTGCCGCGCCCGGCCTACCCGGACCCGCTGCGCGGCGCCGCGGCGGAGTTCTGGCGCGCGGCCGCCGACCGCACCCTCGGCTACGCGGAACCGGCCTACGTCGCCCGCGGCCGCGTCACCGAGACGGCGGCCTCACTGGGCCTGGCAGCACTGCAAGCCGCGCACGCGATCCTGGCCGCACGCGGGGAATGGGTGACCAACGAGAAGACCCTGCTGGACCGCGCCGGCCTGCGGGCGCTGGATGACATGGTCTCCGGGCTCGGCCACGACCTGCCGGGCGCGTTCGCCACCGCACGTGCGCTGCTGGCCGCGGCGTATGACCGTCCACAAGGGACTTGA
- a CDS encoding MFS transporter, whose translation MPRTRFPAAYRRLRWASAVDSIGDGVFTAAVPLLTVTITHDPVLVSVVSAATSLPWLLLSLPAGALVDRHDRASLMWRSQALQGVIVAVAAVLIWLGRIDSTGLAVLGFGLSACEVIFANASLAVLPDLVPAALLHRANGNQYAIANTGQLFIGPPIGSALFAVAAAAPFGVDVASFVFSAALLAKLPRRPPPQTARPPMRVAVLEGLRWLARHRLLRTLACLLAVNTFGFQLGNVTLVLLATQTLHISEHSYGVLLAGAAAGSVLGGILNARIVARIGAPTALITALAANIVLFGLIGISPDAVVLGLLLALNGFATTLWNVVTVGLRQQVVPAPLQGRVHSVYRMLGWGLMPLGALAGGFVADRLGVRAAYPIAGALRGIALAAALPVLVSTLRAPNE comes from the coding sequence ATGCCTCGGACACGTTTTCCCGCCGCTTACCGGCGACTGCGGTGGGCCTCAGCGGTGGACAGCATCGGGGACGGCGTGTTCACCGCCGCCGTGCCGCTGCTGACTGTCACGATCACCCACGACCCGGTCCTCGTCTCGGTCGTCTCTGCCGCAACCTCCCTGCCGTGGCTGCTGCTTTCCCTGCCCGCGGGCGCACTGGTCGACCGGCACGACCGCGCCAGCCTGATGTGGCGTTCGCAAGCGCTGCAGGGCGTGATCGTCGCCGTCGCCGCGGTCCTCATCTGGCTCGGCCGGATCGACAGCACCGGGCTGGCGGTGCTGGGCTTCGGCCTGAGCGCGTGCGAGGTCATCTTCGCCAACGCGTCATTGGCGGTTCTCCCGGACCTCGTTCCCGCCGCCTTGCTGCATCGAGCGAACGGCAATCAGTACGCGATCGCCAACACCGGACAGCTGTTCATCGGCCCGCCGATCGGCAGCGCGCTGTTCGCCGTCGCCGCAGCGGCACCTTTCGGCGTGGACGTGGCTTCGTTCGTGTTCTCCGCGGCCTTGCTGGCAAAACTGCCACGCCGTCCTCCTCCGCAGACCGCCCGGCCGCCGATGCGGGTCGCGGTGCTGGAGGGCCTGCGATGGCTGGCCCGGCATCGCCTGCTGCGCACGCTGGCCTGCCTGCTCGCGGTCAACACGTTCGGCTTCCAGCTCGGCAACGTCACCCTCGTCCTGCTCGCCACACAGACGCTGCACATCAGCGAGCACAGCTACGGCGTGCTCCTCGCCGGCGCCGCGGCAGGCAGCGTGCTCGGCGGGATCCTCAACGCGCGCATCGTGGCCCGGATCGGCGCACCGACCGCGCTGATCACCGCGCTCGCCGCCAACATCGTCCTCTTCGGACTGATCGGGATCAGCCCGGACGCCGTGGTCCTCGGTCTGCTGCTCGCGCTGAACGGATTCGCTACCACGCTGTGGAACGTGGTCACGGTCGGCTTGCGGCAGCAGGTCGTGCCCGCTCCGCTCCAAGGCCGGGTGCACAGCGTCTACCGGATGCTCGGCTGGGGCCTGATGCCGCTGGGCGCGCTGGCCGGCGGCTTCGTCGCCGACCGGCTCGGCGTCCGCGCGGCCTATCCGATCGCCGGGGCGCTACGCGGGATCGCGCTGGCCGCCGCGCTCCCGGTCCTCGTCTCGACCTTACGCGCGCCGAACGAGTGA